One window of Flavobacteriales bacterium genomic DNA carries:
- a CDS encoding Rv1355c family protein, producing MDNTLETLLAAGTVPGTDEYRPTFYRLPADEAALKNLIKSRPGIRVSDHIQAQVRELVKSLDPSAKFTDDSLEKAVIKHLSGRKLRDYGSWVFYPWSDRLVHVLDEEEFSVVRTDRNRNKITREEQAVLATKKIGVIGLSVGQSVSVTMALERCFGEIRLADFDTLDLSNLNRIRSGTHSLGLNKAIVTAREIAELDPYLKVICFTDGLTRENMDAFFTEGGKLDILVEECDSVDIKILARQKAKSLGIPVVMDMSDRGCLDVERFDLEPERPLMHGWIVHLDLEAATLPMTAEEKVPYMLPISGVDTLSPRMKASVIELGHTVNTWPQLATSVVLGGALAGDTVRRIALDQFHASGRWFVDLEEIVADPPSPALLAPPAPPVFELREADIEALEEHLGPASSDAIELDQDMVEQLIVAGGLAPSAGNMQPWKFTWSQKRLLLFHDKSRSYSQLDPDHQIADISLGACIENIVLKAHALRLEVRTTLSEDKNTPSLTAVFDFFGSPAKGTEPHVVDELAPMIEKRCTNRKFAMPQPLPKGAFERMAKAVLTMPGCTADLLDSRESLSRLADLCGAAERIRAVNPSGHREFFEHEVRWTEEEVRRTKDGLDLATMELRPVDLAGMQVASDPRAIALIDQWRGGKGFEGISAPAIRMSSAAALISVTDNTKQGRLNGGRAMERLWMRANAEGLSVHPVAAPIFLTQMLPFNLKAFRAHERAELEQIREYFNTLWSLAGRHPLFLVRLTPGSEPSARSLRLDLRDLLVPTPIIAS from the coding sequence ATGGACAACACGTTGGAAACCTTACTGGCCGCCGGTACCGTTCCCGGCACGGATGAATACCGTCCCACGTTCTATCGGCTTCCTGCCGACGAGGCGGCCTTGAAGAACCTCATCAAAAGCAGGCCCGGCATCCGGGTATCGGACCATATTCAGGCACAGGTACGCGAACTGGTAAAGTCGCTCGATCCGAGCGCGAAGTTCACCGATGATTCACTTGAAAAAGCCGTAATCAAGCACCTATCAGGCAGAAAGTTGAGAGACTATGGCTCGTGGGTTTTCTATCCATGGAGCGACCGCTTGGTACACGTGCTTGATGAGGAGGAGTTCTCCGTGGTGCGCACGGATCGGAACCGGAACAAGATCACCCGCGAAGAGCAGGCCGTGCTCGCCACGAAGAAGATCGGCGTCATCGGCTTGTCCGTGGGGCAATCCGTGAGCGTGACCATGGCCTTGGAACGCTGCTTCGGCGAGATCCGGCTGGCGGACTTCGACACCTTGGACCTCAGTAACTTGAACCGCATCCGGTCGGGGACGCACTCCTTGGGGCTGAACAAAGCCATTGTGACCGCCCGCGAGATCGCCGAACTGGACCCTTACCTGAAAGTGATCTGCTTCACGGACGGCTTGACCAGGGAGAACATGGACGCCTTTTTCACCGAAGGTGGGAAATTGGACATCCTGGTGGAGGAGTGCGACAGTGTGGACATCAAGATCCTGGCCCGGCAAAAAGCCAAGTCACTGGGCATTCCGGTGGTGATGGACATGAGCGACCGCGGCTGCTTGGACGTGGAACGTTTCGACCTGGAGCCCGAACGGCCCCTGATGCATGGTTGGATCGTCCATCTCGACCTGGAAGCGGCCACCCTCCCCATGACAGCGGAGGAAAAAGTACCCTACATGCTGCCCATTTCGGGCGTGGACACACTAAGCCCCAGGATGAAAGCCTCGGTGATCGAACTGGGCCATACCGTGAACACCTGGCCGCAGCTGGCCACCTCGGTGGTGTTGGGCGGTGCCTTGGCCGGGGATACCGTCCGGCGCATCGCGCTCGACCAGTTCCACGCCTCGGGCCGTTGGTTCGTCGATCTAGAGGAAATAGTGGCCGATCCCCCGTCCCCTGCGCTTCTTGCCCCACCAGCTCCACCGGTGTTCGAACTGCGGGAGGCCGATATCGAGGCCTTGGAAGAACACCTTGGCCCGGCCTCTTCCGATGCGATTGAACTTGATCAGGACATGGTCGAGCAGCTCATAGTGGCCGGGGGCTTGGCCCCGAGCGCCGGCAACATGCAGCCTTGGAAATTCACGTGGAGCCAAAAGCGCTTGCTGCTTTTCCATGACAAGAGCCGCTCATACTCCCAATTAGATCCGGACCATCAGATCGCGGATATTTCATTGGGAGCTTGTATCGAGAACATCGTTTTAAAGGCCCATGCACTGAGGCTCGAAGTGCGGACTACCCTTTCCGAGGACAAGAACACCCCATCGCTTACGGCCGTGTTCGACTTCTTTGGTTCTCCCGCCAAGGGCACGGAACCCCATGTGGTGGATGAACTGGCCCCCATGATCGAAAAGCGCTGTACCAATCGCAAATTCGCCATGCCGCAGCCCTTGCCGAAAGGAGCCTTTGAACGCATGGCCAAAGCGGTCCTGACAATGCCCGGCTGCACTGCCGACCTGCTTGACAGCCGTGAGTCGCTTTCCAGATTGGCCGACCTGTGCGGTGCGGCCGAACGGATCCGTGCGGTCAATCCCTCCGGCCATCGGGAGTTCTTTGAGCATGAAGTGCGCTGGACGGAGGAAGAGGTCAGGCGCACCAAGGACGGTCTGGATCTGGCCACGATGGAGCTTCGTCCGGTGGATCTGGCGGGAATGCAAGTGGCCTCCGACCCGCGCGCGATCGCGCTGATCGATCAATGGCGGGGAGGTAAGGGGTTCGAGGGGATCTCAGCACCGGCGATCCGCATGTCATCCGCAGCGGCATTGATAAGTGTCACGGACAATACCAAACAGGGGCGCTTGAACGGAGGTCGTGCGATGGAGCGGCTCTGGATGAGGGCCAATGCGGAAGGACTCTCCGTCCATCCGGTCGCGGCACCTATCTTCCTTACGCAGATGTTACCGTTCAACCTAAAAGCATTTAGGGCCCATGAACGTGCCGAGCTGGAGCAGATCCGAGAATACTTCAACACGCTGTGGAGCCTTGCCGGTCGGCATCCGTTGTTCTTGGTGCGATTGACCCCCGGTAGCGAACCCAGCGCACGCTCCTTGCGCCTTGATCTGCGAGACTTGTTGGTCCCAACCCCGATTATTGCGTCGTAG